The Culex quinquefasciatus strain JHB chromosome 2, VPISU_Cqui_1.0_pri_paternal, whole genome shotgun sequence genome contains the following window.
atggatttttaaatcaattttgaaaagttaaccTCGCGGTaggaaaagttcctacttgacagctcgttccaaggggaccatagttgatccatcgaaaacatgttgtcttgtcattttttttttgcattaaaatgaaaaatagtgatcagaaatgatttttgatcgttttttttttaccgttgtacataaaaattgacatagggctttagtacccaatttgaaCAGAAATTTCAACTTGATGTAGTAATACAACGCTatactcaaaatcagaagtacccttcaaaaagggttttatctaccctttatctgtcatcccatagaaaaaaaaccctttttgagggttacttccacccttttttcaagtttaccggtagtaacccttttcaaaagggtgacgacgggtgaacttgaaaaaaagggtggaagtaaccctcaaaaagggttttttttctttgggatgacagataaagggtagataaaaccctttttgaagggtacttctgattttgagtgtacaattttgagtaaaaataactctgaaatgAGTTGTTTGGTGTGAACGTGTAGCAATTGCATAAATTGAACATCGTCACGTAATCTCTAAATGCCCTTCTTGCTTTGTTTTGTATAACAGTTTGGACCTAACCTAACCATGAAGAAGTAAACAAATTGATAAGTGTGATGAAAGTGActaaaaacatatatttattgcaaaaaataccGGAAACAAAGTAAAAATACCATTCCGACAATGCAACGCTACACGCTGGACTTGAGCGCACTCTTCTCGGACCACCGCGCGAAGACCTTTGTCCGTAGAAGAAACAAGTGGAACCGGGTCCGGTGCCTCCAGGACCACATCCGAGCTACGTTCCAAATCGAGCCGGAATGCTACCTCACCAACGAGGCGGACGTCTTCTTCCCGGAAGCGGAAGATCTGGACGTGATCCAGGAGGGGGATTTGATAAGGTAGGAAGTTGTTTCAAAGTGCTGAAAATCGTCAGTCTCACCACGCTGAGTGACCGTAACTCACTGGCTCTCTTTTTTCGAACAGAGTTCGCGTTTCGAACAGTTGTGGCACTCAGCCGAAAAGCGCGCCAAAAAAGGTTTCCATCGATGAGGCACGTGCGCAAAACGGCAAGCGGAAGCACGCGTCGACGTCGAGTTCCGGGGACGATTCCAGCTCCGATTCCGACGATGAGACTCTGCCGAAAATATTTGCCGGGGTTGAGAAAACTTGCAAAAATAGAGATGACGAGGCGAAACTGGAAGCTGAGCCGAAACGCAAACGCGTCCGGAAGCGAAAGTCCAAGAAGAAGGTCGAAGAATCGCCACCACCGAAGGTGGTCGTCAAGACTTACGGCAAGACCAAGACGCCGCCGATCGTGGTGGCGAACGGGGACTCGAGTGGGCACGTCCGCTTTGAAGAGTCCGACAAGGACGAGAACGAAGTTGCTTCGGTAAAGGTTGAACCTTACCGTAACTTGAATCGAACCGTCACTCCACGAGTCGTGAAGGCGGTTCGCGTTGAAAACGGTCAGAGCTGGAACGATGACATTCCCGCCGTTCCAGAGTACGATAACGGTTGCGTAGAGGAAGTCAAGCAGGTCGTCAACGGGGCAAAGTCTCGTTCTCGCAAACCGCCCAAGAAATCCGTTGAAATCAAGCAAGAAACCATTCAAGCAGCCACCCAACCACAACGAGACCCTTCCCCTACCTGGGACACCGAAGTGTCCCAAGACCCCGGCAAAGAGTCCTTCATCGCCAACTACAGCGGCACCGAGTTCTGGGCCAGCCTGCGAGCCTCCGTCGAGAACTTCCCCTCCATCCCGTTTCCGAGCGCCAATGACGTGATTGCGTACAACGTTCGCGATTCCGGCGAATCTTATCTGGCGTTTGTGGAACACGTAGACGAGGGTGACGCGTCCCGGCTCACGATTCGCCGGCTGAACTGCAGCGATGCCGCAAGCACCGAATCGGCCACGTTGAAACAGCTGACGGAGATTCGGCTCGTCGCGACCTATCAGCCGGCGTAATCGTGAATCGTGAGCGTAAGCAGCTGGGTGAGGATTAGGGAGATAATTGATTGATATTTGTGTTGTGTATATTACGGTGTCTGCCAATCTGGCGAGTAAAGATGTTTCGAGGTGATTGCCAGAAAGTATGAgctgtttatttttattgtgtCTGAACGTCCGAAAATGGCCCGCTTAATAGTTGTGTCtttataattcaaaagtaacCAACGAAAGAAGAAATTggattggaaactcggtacTTGGAACGTACGAACTCTCCAAGATCCAGTACGTACTGGTCTTCTTCGCGCAAGAACATTCGGAAGCACCTGTCATCGGAATGGCAAATCGTGCACCCAAATCGATCACGTTTTGGGGGATTGTCGATACTTCTcggaatgttttgaaaaagttggtcgtcgttgatcatggccgttcatgtcaaatcatttttttttgtagttgtctgctttacaactttgtagaacattgttacgaTCTAAAAATTAAccatgcaaagttagaaaaaaaactggaaattttaaaatgaaaaaaaatgttataaatctaatctaatctattcGAATCAAACCAGAACCTTCgcacttatgatgccattattcaattataataaccgatcgccccatgcacacaaacagcgacacaaaagagacgaaaatcatcgcgaaaaaacaggactgcgcccCCAGAAGCATTGCACTTatctaaaatgaaaatttttgttataaatgcaaaaatgacccttctgggttaatgtggattcgaaaatttcattaaatttcccttaaaatgacatgttccaattttttttacagttaataaacggaaaatggcagagtttttaaaacttttttagtgtttttttcgatgaaaaatacgtttttttttcttttgaaaatttgagtacgccatcaaattgggcctccaattctacataaaagtccctttgacaccaaatttctatctcatcactatttaaggctgcaaattattgaaaaactcctctattttttcgcatgttcaaaaatgtaaggggtcgtaccgcacctccgtcacgagatacaaaaaaacggacctcggattcgtgatcagagacaaaagttacctcttaggacaaagtttcacgcaaatcgaagaggggtcggggctgTAGGGTTTTCGTccttcaaaataatgtaaataatataaatatattGACCGGGTAATAATAACCCGAAACAGACTATTCCTTAATGAAGCGTGTACTTGGTTTTTGACAGCGCATGAAAAGAGGCCCGTGTTTATGTTTACGCTGTGGACAGTTGAGAGTGAACGTTTGACGTGTAAGTGTGAGTGTGTTTGAATTTTGCTAGAACCGGTTGGCGGAATCCGGATCAGGACACGACGGAAGCGGACATGGGGTCAGTGGGTGGTTGGGAGGTTTATGATCGGCAGCGATGGTGCTCATTCGTGGCGCCACGATGGATTGAACGCGTTCGAGTGTGGATCGGCCCATGTTGTACTCTGCATGATTTGGACTCCGAATCCTGTAGAACCTGTGTGTGTAGAACGAAATCAGCTTGCACCTTTTATCGTTCACTTCCATTCCGTTCTGAACGCACCAGCGAGGCAGCACGTTGATGTCATCCTGAAGACAGCAACGGCCGTCGTCAGAATCACCAATTAGCCCGAAGATTTTGAGGTCGTCGGCGTGCAGCAGCTTGCATGACTGGAAACGGGAACACAGGTCATTGATAAACAGCACGAAGCAATCAACGGCCCGAGATGGCATCCCTGTGGAAAGCCGAGAGGGATTTCGCAGCAGACCGAGAGAGTACCAACTATCTTCACATAGGCGGAACGGTTGACCAGGTACGAGTAACCCAGGCAGATAGGCCAATCGCTGCTAGTTTGGCGATAGTCAGCTTGTGGGGGTCTCGATCGAAGGCCTTGGCGAAATTGATGTAGACGGCATCAACTTGTTGACGCTTCTCCATCCTCCGGATTGTCCAGTTTGTATAAGCCATCAGTTTGGACGTCGTAGACCGCTGTTTCTTGAAACCGAgcttgcttttttctacaatgtattcttTATGtaagaactgtcatttctaccactggAATCCggtgcaaaaaagcaaaaactgctcgaatggaagtgcctTATTGAAACGAATGCTTGTGACGGAACGTGCAAGCGAGCTGCAACAGTTCTTGACGACAGATGGAGTTATCCGATCCGGTCCCGGGCCTTTTCCTGCATCCACCGAGCCAAGACCCTTCATGACTTCTCTTGGGGAACCGAGAGGTTTTGTGAGTTGTGAACGGTTTCGAAAAATCGTGCTAATAGGTTGACGGCTGCCTCCGGAGAAGTCGATTTTTCTTCGCGATACGACAGCTCTGTGGGTATTTCTTCCACCTGCTTCCTCTTCTTGACATACCACCAACAAATTCTTCAGACTGGAGATTGTCCAGGACTCTTGCGATGTAATTCTGGTAGCTCGTAACCTGTTGCTAAGCAAACTCAGTGTTttgttgacagttgacagataaGACAGCTGTAATGACAAGGTGGAAGGAGCACTTTAAACAGCTCTTGAATGGTGAGACGCGAGAGGAAGTCGTCGAGGACAGGATAAACATTGAGGATGATGAAATAGCTTTGAACCCGCCTACCTTGGAGGACGTGGCTTAAGCCGAAGAGAAGCTAAAGAACGGCAAATCTGCGAGAGAGAGCGGACTTCTGCGCATTTGGTGCGAAGATCAGCTTCCGACCGACTGGTTagaccagcgattctcaacgggggtaccgagcctacttgatttacacggtagggggtaccagcctagaagaaggttgagaatggcTGGGTTAGACGGACTCGTCACCCCACGTCTTCAACTTAGCGTACAAAGTACTCTCCGGCATCCTGTGAAGCAAGCTGAGACCGTTGACCGATAACTCTGTCGACGAATACCAGTACGGTTTTCGAGCGGGTCGGTCAATTACGGATCAGATGTTCACTCTGCGACAAATCCTCAACAAGTTCCGGGAGCCTACAACCTGCAATACAGACGATTTGTTTATCGACTTCAAGGCGGCGTACGATTCAGCCCAAAAGAAATGAACTTTAGGATAGAACACGGGAACGAAAACTAATAGATCGGGAAATCGGATTGGCCATCAACATTGCCAAGACCAAGCATTTGGTTGCTGACAGAGCGCGTGGCAGTGCAGGTGAAGGTGTTTCGGAGGTGGAAATAGATGGGGAAAGATACTCGTGACGAGCAACAACGATGTGAGCTGCGAACTGAAACGGCGGAAAAGTGCTGCAAACAGTCCCGCAGCCTTAGAACGTCTACAAAAAGTACGCTGTACAGGACATTGATCTTGACCTTGATACTCCCTGCGGCTCTTTACGGTCACGAATCCTGGACGCTAAAGGAGGCTGATCAGAGACCACTTGAGGTCTTGCAGCGGGAATCCTGCGTTCTATGTTCGGTGGCAAGTTAGTAGGAGACCGGTGGCGCAGGCGCATGAACTTCAAGTTGTACCAAGACTACACACACGCTGATATCGTAAAAGTTATCAAGTACGACAGGCTGAAGTGGGCTGGACACCAGAACCAGAATGTCGGACGAGCGGGCGGCTAAAACGATATTCAGCAGCGAACCTGGACAGTAAAAACACAGGTCTAAGAGTTCCAACATGTCAACCCTTTGAAGTGCACTTATCTCGCTTATCTCTGTTCAAAGATTTGCTACTCGCCCTCAAGTGTGTGCGTATTGATTCAGCTTGATTGATCGGTCAACAACGCGATCAAACCATATTGACCGACGCCGAGAGGGAAGCGTGATATTTCACCCaagcacaaacacaaacactgcAAACGCGTTTAACACGAATAATTAGTGTATTTTCGATTCGAATGCCCTAACTCTCATCATTGCCTGATGTGTTCAGTGTCCAGCGTGCGCTGTCCAACGTGTCgaggaaaacaaaaaatgacCACACGAAGAAAAACCTTCCAAGCGGATACTACAAACATTACGGGAGGAATTTTGGGCCCTAATTTCGAATTaagcaaaaaaacgaaaacattgCAGACCGCGCGTATCGAAAGGCAAACTCGTGTTGTTTCCTACTGTGTTTTTCTTCTGTTATCTCTCTTTCCATTAGTGTAAGTGTACATGGGACTGTTTTGTTTAACAATTAGATAAAGCAGGtgtgtttgtgtattttttgtgttttttttctctctttctttcaGATGAACATACAATTACATTTTAGTACTCTCGCGTAGCCCTCCTACTCCCACGTCTTATTCGCTATGCTTGGTGATGAACGACTGCAGCTTTTCGGCGTTGGCTCCGGCAAACTGGTCCACGACCTCCTTGTTCTTGATGAACAGGAACGTCGGCATGCTGGAGATGTTGTACTTGGCGGCGAGGTCCTCGCACTCGTCCACGTCCACCTTGATGATGACGATCTTCTCCGAGAACTTGTTCTGGAACTCGTCCAGCTTCGGGGCGATCACCTTGCACGGGCCGCACCAGGTGGCGAAAAAGTCCACCACGACCAGCTTCTCGCCGGCGGCCTCCAGTCGGCTGTCAAAGTCAGCCTACGAGATGGAAAcaggaaacaaaaagaaacagggTTAGTTATTTGTTTACAGatgtttggaaattttatgaaaagcatACAACATTGTAGATCCGTTCTTGGAGTATTCTTAGTCGTTCTCCTTTAATTTATCGAAGTATTAAGTTTATTGAAGTATTTGAAAAGAGTCTTAagtcattttttgcaaaatcattTCTTTTAATAGTGAGTACAAAATAAGTTTCAGACTGCAAgccttattttcaattttttgaacaatgagtacaaaaaaaaaccttgaaaaaagtatcacaaaattcatgaaaatattgaaacGTTGCACCTATTTTTGAtgagtatgtatgtatgtatgtatgatccccatacccgcaggcaacttggtcctggaacacatgtgagcgctaggtgaacaattcgatcatcttttactccgtaatctgtacacccacgtgcataagtttttttgcacgaattttagtgctacaaataccggcgcataaaataaaatggtttccctcttcccaccccaagcgccggaaatttgtagcgggtgtagggacactttgtcccgcccgtgtggatcaatcggaccgcgcactggactcacaatccagaggtcgccggttcgaatcccgcggcgggcgctctaaaattctttgtgtaaatatgggtattcggcgccgtcgctccgtgccatactttcatacacttaggagcccagggcggcgaagtccttgtagataaaaggaagacactagtggttggtactagcaatggtggccgacagctataaagtcaacttcgtagggacactttgcatagatCTTGCACCACACGAACGACAGCTACCGGCTTGACCTTAGAAGTTTCCGGACGATGGCCATCACTAAGCACACtcaatcaaaatattgaagCAAATTCTCGTCCACATCCAGCAGTACTTGAATGGCGTTGGTTCAGTAAGGACATTTCTGGTACACGGGGCAGGAACAACAGGAACGTTTCATTGATGGCCACTTCGTAATTGCCTCAGCTCCCATAGTTGACACTTCGCCGAAAAGGACAGCAAAGTCtccaaaattatacaaatttcacTCTTTTTAAACGAAATTTAGGGACCAAAAATGACAGAGGAAAAAAAACGCGTCCTGTCGCACGCACAGTTTACTTCGATCACCTCCGTTGCACCTATTTTTGATGAGtgctctcaaaattcaaaacagcatagcacccgtagttgctactccgttattgaccatgACCATCAAAAATTGCTCCAGGGACCACGGATGAAAAGATGGAACCAATCATTACCACTTCGCAACTTGCTGGTCAATTACGGCGCCGGTCACGACCAATGGTAAGATCACGGGAAGGTGGAtacacagagaacagatgtacatcacTGAACAAAAAGCATCgaaaaacgtgtgtaaaaattcaaaccaagatacgttgaaaagagctagggtgtgcatcatccgcctagatagcgccacttcaaaaatcatgatgacctacagtagcagaacgttggaccatcCATTCACTGCACAAAACATTCCGAacgaacgacatcagaccaatgtctgACTGTCCTTCAtcgtagggtattttaaccattagtggaccccctagtagagccgaagcacatttttcacaaattttcaatattttaagcactttttcataattttttgtacaaaacaatgaaatctgaagtattttgaacaattttgtctatttgtttcatccgtttttttgtttttgagcagaaaaatagccaattgaaaaaaaagttttttttgcctgttatggacccccttttcctatagtggacccgggtccataatccgatagtggacccgggtccactataggcaaactgttatttttataccaaatttaaccgataattgatgttttgatgcatggtgtaggtctaatgaatgatataatgaataaacgatggattttgctcacttttcatcataaacaaatatgttttgttaacaaatttggctttaaacaatcAAAAACCTATCAGACAttcaaacacatttatttccgaaaaaaaaacagagaaaacgtttcaaaaaccactgtaaacataaaaataatttaaaacaagtaatcttgatgcaatttttttcatattaattacataaatggttgaccgaaactaaacaatagatttggttacagttgctgataaaaccacgcatgtttattggaaaaaaaatgttttgttattgatttattgttataaaatatcatttcaaactgcaattatgatgcttcagttaagtacaattaactatagttttgattaattataaattcttacggcttcagcatttttggtacttttaacatgaaaacagctatatttatactcataattgaaaaaaatatgcgtttaggttgataacaacaagcatttattgtatgttttagagaaacttttgcttgaatacacagttttcatcatttttgaaggtttaataaacaggggtccacttttggaaaagtttggattttcgttgtcctatattggacccccctaatttttgctcgaaaattgcagttttttgctttattttagtaaagatccttaaacttacattatttcgacttgctgaagttaaataatcagtcaaaaaatgaatggatggttaattcaatcataaaatataaatgcagttttgttgtgaaaatgctagtggccatggctgatttcagatgtcgaactcaaaacacttattttggtgaaaaggacaattcaatg
Protein-coding sequences here:
- the LOC6044468 gene encoding uncharacterized protein LOC6044468; amino-acid sequence: MQRYTLDLSALFSDHRAKTFVRRRNKWNRVRCLQDHIRATFQIEPECYLTNEADVFFPEAEDLDVIQEGDLIRVRVSNSCGTQPKSAPKKVSIDEARAQNGKRKHASTSSSGDDSSSDSDDETLPKIFAGVEKTCKNRDDEAKLEAEPKRKRVRKRKSKKKVEESPPPKVVVKTYGKTKTPPIVVANGDSSGHVRFEESDKDENEVASVKVEPYRNLNRTVTPRVVKAVRVENGQSWNDDIPAVPEYDNGCVEEVKQVVNGAKSRSRKPPKKSVEIKQETIQAATQPQRDPSPTWDTEVSQDPGKESFIANYSGTEFWASLRASVENFPSIPFPSANDVIAYNVRDSGESYLAFVEHVDEGDASRLTIRRLNCSDAASTESATLKQLTEIRLVATYQPA
- the LOC6044469 gene encoding thioredoxin-2, with product MVYVVKDAADFDSRLEAAGEKLVVVDFFATWCGPCKVIAPKLDEFQNKFSEKIVIIKVDVDECEDLAAKYNISSMPTFLFIKNKEVVDQFAGANAEKLQSFITKHSE